The following coding sequences lie in one Sedimentibacter sp. MB35-C1 genomic window:
- a CDS encoding cation diffusion facilitator family transporter, with amino-acid sequence MTTEESHLAYKISLQSMIINLLLFVFKGLFGFLISSTSLICDAIHSLTDIFSTFVVLLGIKFSNKPADKSHPYGHEKIECIIAFLLGIMLFVIGGRIGWDGFQKLLHPVETLKQNLLLNTSAIIIAAISIGTKEWMYHFTIKCAQKINSSSMVADAWHHRTDALSSVGSLIGIIGIRLGYPAVDAIACLIISLFIFKAAFEICVDACKKVIDTSCSSEIISTIEEIININKEVLAIDVIKTRQYGSKIYVDLEITLNKDTSFVHSHNVAHSIHNEIEKNIAGVKHCMIHVNPSKLINHHHI; translated from the coding sequence ATGACTACAGAAGAATCACATTTAGCATATAAAATATCTTTACAGAGTATGATTATAAATCTATTACTATTTGTTTTTAAAGGCTTGTTTGGATTCTTAATTTCTTCCACAAGTTTGATTTGTGATGCAATTCATTCGCTAACTGATATTTTCAGTACATTTGTCGTTTTACTTGGAATAAAATTTTCTAATAAACCCGCTGATAAAAGTCACCCCTATGGACATGAAAAAATTGAATGCATAATAGCATTTTTATTAGGAATTATGCTTTTTGTAATTGGAGGCAGGATTGGATGGGATGGATTTCAAAAGTTGCTTCATCCTGTGGAAACACTTAAACAGAATTTGTTGCTCAATACATCCGCTATTATTATAGCTGCAATTTCTATAGGGACCAAAGAATGGATGTATCACTTTACCATAAAATGCGCCCAAAAAATAAATTCATCTTCAATGGTGGCTGACGCTTGGCACCACAGAACTGATGCCTTATCATCTGTAGGCAGCTTAATTGGAATTATAGGAATTCGTTTAGGCTATCCTGCGGTAGATGCAATTGCCTGCCTAATTATTTCTCTTTTTATATTTAAAGCTGCTTTTGAAATCTGTGTAGATGCTTGTAAAAAGGTAATAGATACTTCGTGCTCTTCTGAAATAATATCTACAATAGAGGAGATTATTAACATCAATAAAGAGGTATTGGCTATTGATGTTATTAAGACACGTCAATATGGTTCAAAAATATATGTTGATTTGGAAATAACGTTAAACAAAGATACTAGCTTTGTGCATTCCCATAATGTTGCCCATTCCATTCATAACGAAATCGAGAAAAATATTGCTGGAGTTAAACACTGCATGATTCATGTAAACCCATCAAAACTTATCAATCATCACCATATATAA
- a CDS encoding staygreen family protein, translating to MLTKLTVDYQLNAEYENMADRVYTLTHSDYTGQRILFIGNQIDKDRLSKCRDEVEGRWIKENCKFELQITCNLYSEHSLLTLQERYEKFKSHIVRAITAIVNGDKDYILKNNCAESNVNVRYISDSKKFVEYRGNVSDYLK from the coding sequence ATGCTTACCAAACTGACAGTAGATTATCAGCTTAATGCTGAATATGAAAATATGGCTGACAGAGTATATACGCTGACTCATTCGGATTATACTGGACAAAGAATTTTATTTATAGGCAACCAAATAGACAAAGATAGACTTAGCAAGTGCAGAGACGAAGTGGAAGGAAGATGGATTAAAGAAAATTGTAAATTTGAACTCCAAATTACATGTAATTTATATTCAGAACACAGCTTACTTACATTACAAGAAAGATATGAAAAATTCAAATCTCACATTGTAAGAGCAATTACTGCAATTGTTAACGGTGATAAGGATTACATACTAAAAAATAACTGCGCAGAAAGTAACGTAAATGTAAGATATATTTCTGATTCAAAAAAATTTGTAGAATACAGAGGAAATGTAAGCGATTATTTAAAATAA
- the tdh gene encoding L-threonine 3-dehydrogenase: protein MKGKMKAIVKTKAAPGAELKEVDIPKIGPKEVLVKVHAASICGSDLHIYQWDKWSQSKVNPPVTIGHEFSGEVVELGSDVTTLNVGDIVSSETHFVCGHCEQCRTNQAHICPNTVILGINVNGVFAEYVAIPEASAWKNTLDVDPAYLAIQEPLGNAVHTILSGDTVGKSISIVGCGPVGALAIPVAKVAGVKTLIAVEPNEYRAKLAYKLGADIVINPLKDDPIKAIKEVTDGQGVDIVAEMSGNPIALKQALKYVKPGGRISLLGLASEEISLDIANDVIFKGITIKGIVGRRLFETWYQVKGILESKDFNIMPAVTHRFKLEDFEEAFDLMQKGNSGKIALYPDNEIFNKYSK, encoded by the coding sequence ATGAAAGGAAAAATGAAAGCTATTGTTAAGACAAAGGCTGCACCTGGAGCAGAATTGAAGGAGGTAGATATTCCTAAAATAGGGCCTAAAGAAGTTTTAGTAAAAGTACATGCAGCATCAATTTGTGGGTCTGATTTGCACATATATCAGTGGGATAAATGGTCACAAAGTAAAGTGAATCCGCCTGTTACTATCGGGCATGAATTCTCAGGAGAAGTTGTTGAGCTGGGTTCTGATGTTACAACGTTGAATGTAGGTGATATTGTATCCTCGGAAACTCATTTTGTGTGTGGGCATTGTGAACAATGCAGGACAAACCAAGCGCATATTTGTCCCAACACTGTCATACTAGGGATTAATGTTAATGGCGTTTTTGCCGAATATGTTGCAATACCTGAAGCAAGCGCATGGAAAAATACATTAGATGTGGATCCTGCATATTTAGCAATTCAAGAACCTCTTGGCAATGCGGTACACACGATTTTATCTGGAGATACAGTAGGAAAATCAATTTCTATTGTAGGATGTGGCCCTGTAGGAGCATTAGCAATTCCTGTAGCAAAAGTAGCTGGAGTTAAAACACTAATTGCTGTGGAGCCAAACGAATATCGAGCTAAGTTAGCTTACAAGCTTGGTGCAGATATAGTTATTAACCCGCTTAAAGATGATCCAATAAAAGCTATAAAAGAAGTTACTGATGGACAAGGTGTAGATATTGTTGCAGAGATGTCAGGCAATCCAATTGCACTAAAACAAGCATTAAAGTATGTAAAACCTGGCGGCAGAATTTCCCTTTTAGGATTAGCAAGTGAAGAAATATCACTGGATATTGCAAATGATGTAATTTTTAAGGGCATTACAATAAAAGGGATTGTTGGGAGACGGCTGTTTGAGACATGGTACCAAGTTAAAGGAATACTAGAATCTAAAGACTTTAATATTATGCCAGCAGTTACTCATAGATTTAAACTTGAAGATTTCGAAGAAGCATTTGATTTGATGCAAAAAGGTAATAGTGGTAAAATTGCACTATATCCAGATAACGAGATATTTAATAAATACAGCAAATAA
- a CDS encoding radical SAM/SPASM domain-containing protein: MNHISWNTTKKCNLYCKHCYRESGPEKMDDELSTDEGKKLLDQMVKAGMKVIVLSGGEPMIRDDIFELISYAKSIGMTILMGSNGTLIDKEKAEKLKGSGLSAIAISIDSLDPEKHNRFRGSNTAFQKAIEGVNNCVEAGIRVQLNCTVTKQNLEEIENIADFASNLGAASSHMLFLVDTGRGKNIKEASLDIKEYKKAINRIIDKDLELDMLVKPTCAPQYKVESLLRGIESLKNTTRGCIAGVSYCSILPNGDVHICPYAPVKVASIREDTFDYIWENNEIFNKLRDYKNYKGQCGHCQYINICGGCRARAFSNTGDWLEEDPYCLLSGGVNEI; this comes from the coding sequence ATGAATCATATATCCTGGAATACAACAAAAAAGTGTAATTTATATTGCAAGCATTGTTACAGGGAATCAGGACCGGAAAAGATGGATGATGAACTATCGACTGATGAAGGAAAAAAACTCTTGGACCAAATGGTTAAAGCCGGAATGAAAGTTATAGTTTTAAGCGGTGGAGAACCAATGATAAGAGATGATATATTTGAACTTATAAGCTATGCCAAGTCCATAGGCATGACTATACTTATGGGCAGCAACGGAACTCTTATTGACAAAGAAAAGGCAGAAAAACTTAAAGGTAGCGGCTTAAGCGCCATTGCAATAAGCATAGACAGTTTAGACCCTGAAAAACACAATAGGTTTAGAGGTTCCAACACAGCTTTCCAAAAAGCTATAGAAGGTGTAAATAATTGTGTAGAAGCAGGGATAAGAGTTCAATTAAACTGTACTGTTACAAAACAGAATTTAGAAGAAATAGAAAATATTGCGGATTTTGCTTCAAATTTAGGAGCTGCATCAAGTCACATGTTATTTTTGGTTGACACAGGAAGAGGTAAAAATATAAAGGAAGCTTCGTTGGATATTAAAGAATACAAAAAAGCAATCAATAGAATTATTGATAAGGATTTAGAGCTTGACATGCTGGTTAAACCTACATGTGCCCCCCAATATAAGGTTGAATCATTGTTAAGGGGTATTGAGTCATTAAAAAATACTACCAGAGGATGTATTGCAGGTGTAAGTTACTGCTCAATACTGCCTAACGGAGACGTGCATATATGCCCCTATGCACCGGTAAAGGTTGCAAGCATAAGAGAAGATACATTTGATTATATTTGGGAAAACAATGAAATTTTTAATAAATTAAGAGATTATAAAAACTATAAAGGACAATGCGGTCATTGCCAATATATAAATATCTGTGGAGGCTGTAGAGCAAGAGCTTTCAGCAATACCGGAGACTGGTTGGAAGAAGACCCATATTGTCTATTATCAGGAGGCGTAAATGAAATATAA
- a CDS encoding translation factor GTPase family protein, with protein sequence MKKTIGIFAHVDAGKTTFTEQLLYNTGSIRNLGRVDHKTSSMDTDEIEQSRGITIFSDQGIFQFNNDTYYIIDTPGHMDFSAETERSMSALDYAILIISGSSGVQAHTTTLFNLLNSYNIPTFIFINKADIDSFNLQGIIADIKDKLTCDILYLNSVKDINNQCTAEFVADRDDNFLESYLQENYNSEDLIVAAINIIKKRICFPLMAGSALKGIGIDNFLEVFSKLTKTEYQEKEDNNFVGKVYKIRHDDKGIRLTFIKALSGKLRIKDEFTFIKDGQASSEKVNEIRVYNGKKYETKNEISAGDVFAVVGFKSPVCGTMIISGETIIEQASNFHLTAALKSKVNILDKTDVTILMEKLRILESEDPALSVTYREETEDILISIMGRIQLEILENVMKSRFGISVGFEKPQVEYRETILSAVTGYGHFEPLRHYAEVQLDLVPTARGSGITYESQCHVDNLILNYQNTIENHTFERVHKGVLTGSPITDIKIILMDGRSHIKHTEGGDFREATYRAIRQGLEKAESILLEPFYSFEIYAEETYMGKIMSDIHKLRGNCEPPVLNCGNVYIKGRGPVESFMDYSIELMSFTKGTGSMSLMYDGYDLCENSIEVINKIGYDKERDVENTSTSVFCTKGTSYTVPWYEAEKYMHTIN encoded by the coding sequence ATGAAAAAAACAATAGGGATTTTTGCTCATGTGGATGCAGGGAAGACTACTTTCACAGAACAACTTCTTTATAATACAGGCAGTATACGAAATTTAGGAAGAGTTGATCATAAAACTTCAAGCATGGATACCGACGAAATAGAACAGAGCAGGGGAATTACGATTTTTTCTGATCAAGGTATTTTTCAATTTAATAATGATACCTATTATATCATAGATACCCCCGGACATATGGATTTCTCGGCAGAGACTGAACGATCTATGTCTGCCCTTGATTACGCAATTTTAATAATAAGCGGGAGCTCGGGCGTTCAAGCTCACACTACGACATTATTTAACTTATTAAATTCATACAATATTCCTACTTTTATTTTTATTAATAAAGCTGATATAGATAGTTTTAATCTGCAAGGAATAATAGCTGACATTAAAGACAAGCTTACTTGTGATATACTATATCTTAATTCAGTTAAGGATATAAATAATCAATGCACCGCTGAATTTGTAGCAGACAGAGACGATAATTTTTTAGAATCTTATTTGCAAGAAAATTATAATTCAGAAGACTTAATAGTAGCTGCTATCAATATAATAAAAAAGAGAATTTGCTTTCCTCTAATGGCAGGCTCTGCCTTAAAGGGGATTGGAATAGATAATTTTTTAGAAGTATTTTCTAAGCTGACTAAAACTGAATATCAAGAGAAAGAAGACAACAATTTTGTTGGAAAGGTCTATAAGATACGCCATGATGATAAGGGAATACGACTTACTTTTATAAAGGCGCTATCAGGGAAATTGCGCATTAAGGATGAATTTACATTCATAAAAGATGGCCAAGCTTCATCTGAAAAAGTAAATGAAATAAGAGTATATAATGGTAAAAAATATGAAACTAAAAATGAAATATCAGCAGGAGACGTATTTGCTGTTGTAGGCTTCAAATCTCCTGTATGTGGTACGATGATAATTTCAGGTGAAACAATAATAGAGCAAGCTAGTAATTTTCACTTGACTGCAGCTCTTAAGTCGAAGGTAAACATATTAGATAAAACAGATGTAACAATATTGATGGAAAAACTGCGAATATTAGAATCTGAAGATCCGGCGTTATCAGTTACCTATAGAGAGGAAACGGAAGATATATTAATTAGTATAATGGGAAGGATTCAGCTTGAGATATTAGAAAATGTTATGAAGTCTAGGTTTGGGATATCAGTTGGTTTTGAAAAACCGCAGGTTGAATACAGAGAAACAATATTATCAGCGGTAACGGGGTATGGGCATTTTGAACCACTTCGCCATTATGCAGAAGTGCAGCTAGATCTGGTACCAACTGCCCGCGGCAGTGGAATCACCTATGAGAGTCAGTGCCACGTTGACAACTTGATTCTAAATTATCAAAATACAATAGAGAATCATACATTTGAAAGAGTCCATAAAGGAGTGCTGACCGGTTCTCCAATAACGGACATAAAAATAATTTTAATGGATGGACGTTCTCATATTAAACATACTGAGGGCGGCGATTTTAGAGAAGCTACCTATAGAGCAATAAGGCAAGGTTTAGAAAAAGCAGAATCTATTTTATTAGAGCCATTTTACAGTTTTGAGATTTATGCTGAAGAAACTTATATGGGAAAAATTATGTCTGATATACACAAATTAAGGGGCAATTGTGAACCACCAGTTCTTAATTGTGGAAATGTTTATATAAAAGGAAGAGGGCCTGTGGAATCTTTTATGGATTACAGTATAGAGCTAATGTCATTTACTAAGGGTACAGGAAGCATGAGCCTAATGTATGATGGATATGACTTGTGCGAAAATTCAATTGAAGTAATAAATAAAATAGGATATGACAAAGAAAGAGATGTAGAGAATACATCAACGTCTGTTTTTTGTACAAAGGGAACTTCTTATACTGTGCCGTGGTATGAAGCAGAGAAGTACATGCATACGATTAATTAA
- the ccsB gene encoding c-type cytochrome biogenesis protein CcsB: MNIVFFEEVTFTIAFYIYIAASLGFFVFLVGGKEKVGKFAVNATVVGFIVHTVAMILRVVESGRLPFSNQFEFASSFTWGIVLCYLIIHFYYKFTSVGAFVMPLAFLMMGYASVLPKEIKPLMPALQSNWLSFHVGSAIISYGSFAVACGLSIMYLISSKNMKSVKSKILPDEEACDHLSYRVIAFGYMMLTVVIVSGAIWAKYAWSRFWAWDPKETWSLITWLIYSVYLHLRFNRNWKGKLAAWFAVIGFICVIFTFIGVNVLLPGLHSYK; encoded by the coding sequence ATGAATATAGTTTTCTTTGAAGAAGTAACATTTACCATAGCATTTTATATATATATTGCAGCATCCTTGGGATTTTTCGTTTTTCTTGTGGGAGGCAAAGAGAAGGTTGGTAAATTTGCCGTGAATGCAACAGTAGTAGGATTTATTGTTCACACAGTGGCAATGATTCTTAGAGTAGTAGAATCAGGAAGACTGCCTTTTAGCAATCAGTTTGAATTTGCAAGCAGTTTTACATGGGGCATAGTTTTATGCTATTTGATTATTCATTTTTACTATAAATTTACGTCAGTTGGTGCATTTGTAATGCCACTTGCATTTTTAATGATGGGATATGCATCTGTTCTTCCAAAAGAAATAAAACCCTTAATGCCTGCTCTTCAAAGTAATTGGCTTTCATTCCACGTAGGATCTGCAATTATTTCTTATGGCTCCTTTGCAGTTGCATGTGGTTTGTCCATTATGTATTTAATTAGCAGTAAAAATATGAAAAGTGTAAAAAGTAAAATTTTGCCTGATGAAGAAGCTTGTGATCACTTAAGCTACAGAGTTATTGCATTTGGATATATGATGTTGACAGTTGTAATAGTCTCCGGTGCTATTTGGGCAAAATATGCTTGGTCAAGATTCTGGGCATGGGACCCTAAAGAAACATGGTCACTGATAACTTGGCTAATATATTCAGTATATCTGCATCTTAGATTTAACAGAAACTGGAAGGGAAAACTTGCAGCATGGTTTGCAGTAATCGGATTTATATGCGTAATATTTACTTTTATAGGTGTAAATGTATTGCTACCAGGCCTACACAGTTATAAATAG
- a CDS encoding cytochrome c biogenesis protein ResB — translation MLKKFTNFLTSLKFGIILFVMIAVYSIIGTVIPQGMDIEFYLHQYKTFGSLMVSLQFDHVYSSNIYIVIVFIFIINLVGCTLKILPVQLKKMKNTYVPKSGKNNENLYENGMDIENVKEMLKKKKFKIVDTEDGIYAIKHSLGHIGSSVTHLGIVVIILGAVLGNMFVHEGYVNLIPGEIKEFKEFGFSLELNDFYMDFREDGSIEQYYSELTVYEGEQKLKEEKIWVNNPLSYKGMYFYQSNYGWASNMQIKDKDGSVLFESILKDNPHAFYEPENLIIVLYGFFPDFSMDRYGNPITLSQHMKNPAYAVALYNEESYVDSYIVTPGEPIEYNDLTIKFVDSVLYTGLQYRQDFGYYYVLVGSIILTLGILLSFYFYPKYILISSESVIPVTRQNTWGFTIKIKRILKEQNKCKGEIQ, via the coding sequence ATGCTAAAAAAATTTACCAATTTTTTAACAAGCCTTAAATTTGGAATTATCTTGTTCGTGATGATAGCTGTATATTCAATAATTGGTACAGTTATACCTCAAGGAATGGATATAGAGTTTTATTTGCATCAATATAAGACGTTTGGCAGTCTTATGGTTTCTTTGCAATTTGACCATGTGTACAGTTCGAATATTTACATAGTAATAGTATTCATTTTCATAATAAACTTGGTAGGCTGTACGCTGAAAATATTGCCTGTTCAATTAAAGAAAATGAAAAATACGTATGTTCCTAAAAGTGGAAAAAACAATGAAAATCTTTATGAGAATGGGATGGATATTGAAAATGTTAAGGAAATGCTAAAAAAGAAAAAGTTCAAAATTGTAGACACTGAAGATGGTATTTATGCAATTAAACACAGCTTGGGTCATATAGGTTCATCAGTAACTCATCTAGGAATTGTTGTAATAATTTTAGGTGCTGTTTTAGGGAATATGTTTGTGCATGAAGGATATGTAAACTTAATACCTGGCGAAATTAAAGAATTTAAAGAATTTGGATTTTCTCTTGAATTAAATGATTTTTATATGGACTTTAGAGAAGACGGTTCAATTGAGCAATACTACAGCGAATTAACTGTTTATGAAGGTGAACAAAAATTAAAGGAAGAAAAAATTTGGGTAAACAATCCTCTTAGCTATAAAGGTATGTACTTTTACCAGTCTAATTATGGTTGGGCAAGCAATATGCAGATTAAGGATAAAGATGGCAGCGTGCTTTTTGAAAGTATATTAAAGGATAATCCTCATGCTTTTTATGAGCCAGAAAATCTTATAATAGTTTTATATGGTTTTTTCCCTGACTTTAGTATGGATAGATATGGTAACCCCATAACCTTATCTCAGCATATGAAAAATCCCGCTTATGCAGTAGCGCTTTACAATGAAGAAAGTTATGTGGATTCATATATAGTGACTCCGGGAGAACCTATAGAGTACAATGACTTAACAATTAAGTTTGTTGATTCTGTTTTATATACAGGATTACAATACAGACAGGATTTTGGTTATTACTATGTATTGGTGGGAAGTATAATTTTGACCTTGGGAATACTTTTATCATTTTATTTTTATCCGAAATATATATTAATCTCATCTGAATCTGTAATTCCTGTAACAAGACAAAATACTTGGGGATTTACGATAAAAATCAAAAGAATATTGAAAGAACAAAATAAATGTAAGGGGGAAATACAATGA
- a CDS encoding Na+/H+ antiporter NhaC family protein, whose translation MESNGNIMYDDGRKITNLEFRFGPVGSAIPMLFFIVWAIVCSFKNIANEQSLIIGAVIGLGLGLLICKSSAEKYLKAVTEGMTQSVAAVAIIAWFWAGIFAAVLQVGGLVDGLVWAGVSTGVSGSVFTVLTFILAALFGTAVGTGYGTLVAFTMLMYPAGVLMGSHPLVLLGAILSGSAFGDNLAPVSDTTIISAATQDTDIMGVVRTRFKYSIVAAFFAIILFFIFGSSKTGVIADANSLEMINEYINPKGLLLLFPFALVLLLAFRGKNLIVSISWGIVTAIIIILVAGFGTMEDILWFDVSNGTLVGAVVDGVSGYLHMCVLLLLIMSCGYLITAGNLMRLMEEAILKKVGSSVKKAELAIWTIVSILNALMSVNAAAEITAAPFVKSIGKRFNIHPYRRANMLDAITAAGGFILPWSGGVLLATTVVNGMLDKYPFLTSVTPGEIWYLAFHGWILVLVMLFAALTSWDLKYIGEDGKPSKVNSKKELCK comes from the coding sequence ATGGAGAGTAATGGTAATATTATGTATGACGACGGAAGAAAGATAACAAATTTAGAATTTAGATTTGGTCCCGTTGGATCAGCTATCCCAATGTTATTTTTCATCGTATGGGCAATCGTTTGTAGTTTTAAGAATATTGCTAATGAACAGAGTTTAATAATTGGAGCTGTAATTGGTTTAGGCTTAGGATTGCTTATTTGTAAAAGTTCTGCCGAAAAATATTTAAAGGCTGTTACTGAAGGAATGACTCAGTCAGTTGCAGCTGTAGCCATTATTGCATGGTTTTGGGCTGGAATTTTTGCAGCGGTGTTACAAGTGGGTGGCTTGGTAGATGGATTGGTATGGGCAGGCGTTTCAACAGGAGTAAGTGGGTCTGTTTTTACCGTATTAACATTTATATTAGCAGCGTTATTTGGAACAGCTGTAGGTACTGGATATGGTACTTTAGTTGCGTTCACTATGTTAATGTATCCGGCAGGTGTTTTAATGGGTTCACATCCTTTAGTTCTTCTTGGCGCTATATTAAGTGGTTCAGCATTTGGAGACAATCTCGCACCTGTATCAGATACGACTATTATTTCAGCTGCAACGCAAGATACAGATATTATGGGCGTTGTTCGAACTAGGTTTAAATATTCTATTGTAGCAGCTTTTTTTGCAATAATTTTGTTTTTTATATTTGGCAGCTCTAAAACAGGGGTTATTGCAGACGCTAATTCATTAGAAATGATTAATGAATATATTAATCCAAAAGGACTTTTATTACTATTTCCTTTTGCACTTGTACTATTGTTGGCTTTCCGCGGAAAAAACCTTATTGTTTCAATTTCGTGGGGAATCGTCACTGCAATAATTATTATATTGGTTGCAGGTTTTGGTACAATGGAAGACATCCTGTGGTTCGATGTTTCAAATGGAACATTAGTTGGGGCTGTAGTTGATGGTGTTAGTGGTTACTTGCATATGTGTGTGCTGTTATTATTAATCATGTCATGTGGCTATTTAATAACTGCAGGAAACCTTATGAGATTAATGGAAGAAGCTATATTAAAGAAAGTGGGAAGTTCAGTTAAAAAGGCAGAGTTGGCAATTTGGACTATAGTTTCTATTCTAAATGCATTGATGAGCGTTAATGCGGCCGCAGAGATTACAGCTGCACCATTTGTAAAAAGCATTGGTAAAAGATTTAATATACATCCCTATCGTAGAGCTAATATGTTAGATGCGATTACTGCAGCAGGAGGATTTATTCTACCTTGGAGCGGTGGAGTACTTTTAGCGACTACAGTAGTAAATGGTATGTTGGATAAATATCCTTTTTTAACAAGTGTAACACCGGGGGAAATTTGGTATTTAGCTTTTCACGGATGGATATTAGTGCTTGTAATGCTGTTTGCAGCTCTAACTAGTTGGGACTTAAAATATATTGGAGAGGACGGCAAACCGTCAAAAGTAAATTCGAAAAAAGAATTATGTAAATAA
- a CDS encoding glycine C-acetyltransferase — protein sequence MFSQKLFLKEIEESKAKGMYKPLPVLQSANGAEIVLDGKKTINLSSNNYLGLVDHPEVKAAAIQAIEKYGVGASSARNIIGNTDLYEELELKLAKFKNEEAALVFQSGFTVNLGSIPIIAGEGDLIISDELNHASIIDGTRFSKANKIIIRHMDMEDLEKKLKENRAKYKNVLIATDSVFSMDGDIAPLQDMTFLAEKYDSLLYVDDAHGTGILGKKGRGVADHFGLTGKIDFTVGTLSKAIPAVGGYIVGSNLMKNWLERNSRPILFSTSIPASAIAASIKVIELLEKSEDINNILWENTNYFKDGLTKRGINIGNSKTPIIPIMIGDEEKAKNFSQKLKECNILASSIVFPVVPKGKARVRCIITANHTKQQLDYCIDNIEKIAKAMRVIK from the coding sequence ATGTTTAGCCAAAAATTATTTTTGAAAGAAATTGAGGAAAGCAAAGCGAAAGGGATGTATAAGCCGTTGCCAGTTCTTCAAAGTGCAAATGGTGCAGAAATTGTGTTGGACGGTAAAAAAACGATTAACTTAAGTTCAAATAATTATTTAGGATTGGTTGATCATCCTGAGGTAAAAGCAGCAGCTATTCAAGCAATCGAAAAATACGGTGTTGGTGCATCCTCAGCAAGAAATATTATAGGAAATACAGACTTATACGAAGAATTAGAGCTAAAATTGGCAAAATTTAAAAACGAAGAAGCAGCACTGGTTTTTCAATCGGGATTTACAGTAAATTTGGGCTCCATACCAATAATTGCTGGTGAGGGTGATTTGATTATATCCGATGAACTTAATCACGCTAGTATTATTGATGGAACTAGGTTTAGCAAGGCAAATAAAATAATAATACGCCATATGGATATGGAAGACTTAGAAAAAAAGTTAAAAGAAAATCGTGCAAAATATAAAAATGTTTTAATTGCAACAGATTCTGTATTTAGTATGGATGGTGATATTGCTCCATTACAGGACATGACATTTTTAGCGGAAAAATATGACTCTTTACTTTATGTTGATGATGCTCATGGTACGGGAATTTTGGGGAAGAAAGGTCGAGGTGTCGCTGATCACTTTGGCTTAACCGGTAAAATTGATTTTACAGTAGGAACATTATCTAAGGCGATTCCTGCTGTAGGTGGGTATATTGTTGGATCAAATTTAATGAAAAACTGGCTTGAGAGAAACTCAAGACCAATTTTATTTAGTACTTCTATTCCGGCAAGTGCAATAGCTGCATCAATTAAGGTAATAGAACTACTTGAAAAATCAGAGGATATTAATAATATACTATGGGAAAATACAAATTATTTTAAAGATGGGTTAACTAAACGAGGAATTAATATTGGTAATAGCAAAACTCCTATTATTCCAATAATGATTGGTGATGAGGAAAAGGCAAAAAACTTTAGCCAAAAACTTAAGGAATGTAATATTTTAGCGTCATCTATTGTTTTCCCCGTAGTACCAAAAGGAAAAGCTCGCGTACGCTGTATTATAACGGCAAATCATACGAAGCAACAATTAGACTATTGCATTGACAATATTGAGAAAATAGCAAAAGCAATGAGAGTTATAAAATAA